TTGATGTCCTTCTTGAACACGTCGGTGGCGTACTCCAGCAATTCGATATCGCCCTGCTCCAGTGTGAAACCGTTTTCAGCGAGCTTGATGGCCGGGGCGATCACTTCCTTGCGCGGTTTGGTGCCGTACTTGCTCAGCGCCAGCTCCATGCCGGATACCGTGCCCGGCACGCCGACGGCGAGGTGGCCACGGGTGCTGAGATCCGGCACGACATTGCCCTCTTTGTCGAGGTACATATCGGCAGTGGCGGCCAGCGGGGCTTTTTCGCGGAAGTCGAGGAAGGTCTTGCGCCCGTCCGCCAGTTGAATGGTCATGAAACCGCCGCCACCCAGGTTCCCCGCCGCGGGATACACCACCGCCAGCGCATACCCGACCGCGACCGCGGCATCGACGGCGTTGCCACCGTTCTTGAGCACATCCACACCCACGTGGCTGGCCAGGTGCTGGGCGGTGACCACCATGCCGTTTTCGGCAGCGACAGGCGCGACGGAGGCCGCGTGGGCCATCAGGCAACTGAGCGCCAAGGAGGTCGCGATGAGCGATTTGGCAAAAGGTTCGAACTTCATGAGTCGGTCTCTTTTTGTTTTTAGGGTCGGTAAAAAACAGAGAAAACGTGTCAAGAGCAGTACGCAGTATGGCTGGGATTGCGTATTGCGCCTCCCCAACGAGGCAGTATGCTTGTCCCCTGTTCACCCGTTTTGGAGTTCGCCGGCATGACGTTTACCTTCACCACCCTGGCCTCTCCGGTCGGCGAATTGAAGCTGGTCGCGAACGGTGCAAGACTCGCGGCCATCCTCTGGGAAAACGACAAACCGAACCGTGTGCGGCTTGGCCCGCTCAGCGAAGCTCCGGACAACCCGATCCTGGTTCGCGCCCGGCAGCAGTTGACGGAATACTTTGCCGGCACACGAAATCGCTTCGACCTGGAACTGGATTTCACCGGGACTGATTTTCAAAAGAAGGTGTGGCAAGCGCTGTTGACCATTCCCTTCGGCGAAACGCGCAGCTATAGCCAGATTGCCGAGCAGATCGGCAACCCGAGCGCGGTTCGCGCGGTGGGTGCGGCGAATGGCAAGAACCCGATCTCGATTGTTGCGCCGTGTCATCGGGTGATTGGCGCCTCGGGGAAACTGACGGGGTTTGCGGGTGGGCTTGAGGCGAAGGAATTGTTGCTGACGCTGGAGGGATGCGAATGGTCGGGCGCCAACAGGATGGGCGATTTGTTTTCGAATTAACGCCCGCTCCTTTGTG
This DNA window, taken from Pseudomonas fluorescens NCIMB 11764, encodes the following:
- a CDS encoding methylated-DNA--[protein]-cysteine S-methyltransferase; this encodes MTFTFTTLASPVGELKLVANGARLAAILWENDKPNRVRLGPLSEAPDNPILVRARQQLTEYFAGTRNRFDLELDFTGTDFQKKVWQALLTIPFGETRSYSQIAEQIGNPSAVRAVGAANGKNPISIVAPCHRVIGASGKLTGFAGGLEAKELLLTLEGCEWSGANRMGDLFSN